CAGACGGTGCAGCCCAGGATGACTATGACTCGATCGCCCATGATAGTCGCCCCTTACGCCACGATGTCGGCGACGACGCCGGCACCCACGGTATGGCCGCCTTCGCGAACGGCGAAACGCAGACCCTTCTCCATCGCGATCGGGGCGATCAGCTCGCACTCGATGTCGATGTTGTCTCCCGGCATGACCATCTCGACGCCG
Above is a genomic segment from Elusimicrobiota bacterium containing:
- the tuf gene encoding elongation factor Tu (EF-Tu; promotes GTP-dependent binding of aminoacyl-tRNA to the A-site of ribosomes during protein biosynthesis; when the tRNA anticodon matches the mRNA codon, GTP hydrolysis results; the inactive EF-Tu-GDP leaves the ribosome and release of GDP is promoted by elongation factor Ts; many prokaryotes have two copies of the gene encoding EF-Tu) codes for the protein GVEMVMPGDNIDIECELIAPIAMEKGLRFAVREGGHTVGAGVVADIVA